From Pseudomonadota bacterium, a single genomic window includes:
- a CDS encoding hemolysin family protein encodes MLLFITAVSVVLVASFLCSIFESVLLSVTRPQVEVLARSGRRAGTLLADFKANMDVPIAAILILNTAAHTVGAAVAGASYSNVFDASTLWLFSILFTLAVLLFTEIIPKTLGVSYAQTLATPVAYGIHWLTIVLRPLVYLSERISRSLRRSEETPVTSPEEIRLLAFLGMSEGVVGPRTAGMIVGATQLQQLQAHDVMLPRTEIQYLTGTMSREEAITLARETGHSRFPFSPSGKLQDINSVIFVKELQYWLLANEDQRVDWEQLKHDTLIVPETLPLPKLLRTFQTSHRHLAMVVDEYGDIQGLATLEDVLEEIVGDIRDESDRPTKDLLENDDGSLTTRGTVDLRTISLALNIPWEPEDDVTTISGLVTETLERIPKIGETISWQGYEIRVIKADRKRATVLKIQRLPGEQA; translated from the coding sequence ATGCTTCTGTTCATTACCGCGGTCAGCGTTGTTCTGGTCGCCTCGTTTCTTTGTTCGATCTTTGAATCTGTCCTCCTGTCGGTGACCCGCCCACAGGTTGAGGTACTGGCCCGCAGCGGCCGGCGGGCAGGCACTCTGCTGGCAGACTTCAAAGCCAATATGGACGTGCCGATTGCGGCGATCCTGATCCTCAATACCGCAGCGCACACCGTGGGCGCGGCGGTCGCCGGCGCCAGCTACAGCAACGTGTTCGATGCCAGTACGCTGTGGCTGTTTTCGATCTTGTTCACCCTGGCCGTATTGCTCTTTACCGAGATCATTCCGAAGACGCTCGGCGTGAGTTATGCGCAGACGCTGGCTACCCCGGTGGCCTACGGCATTCACTGGCTGACCATCGTGCTGCGTCCGCTGGTTTATCTGAGTGAGCGCATCTCCCGCTCCCTGCGCCGGAGTGAAGAGACGCCGGTGACCTCACCGGAAGAAATTCGGCTGCTGGCGTTTCTTGGTATGAGCGAGGGTGTGGTCGGCCCGCGAACCGCCGGCATGATCGTCGGTGCCACCCAGCTGCAGCAGCTGCAGGCCCACGACGTTATGCTGCCGCGAACGGAGATCCAGTACCTTACCGGCACGATGAGCCGGGAGGAGGCGATCACGCTGGCGCGGGAGACGGGGCACAGCCGCTTTCCCTTTTCACCCAGCGGCAAACTTCAGGACATCAACAGCGTGATCTTCGTCAAAGAGCTGCAATACTGGCTGCTGGCCAACGAGGACCAACGCGTCGACTGGGAGCAGCTGAAACACGACACGCTGATCGTGCCGGAGACGCTCCCGCTGCCGAAGCTGCTAAGGACCTTCCAAACCAGCCATCGCCACCTCGCAATGGTCGTGGATGAATATGGTGACATCCAGGGTCTGGCGACGCTGGAGGACGTGCTGGAGGAAATTGTCGGCGACATTCGCGACGAAAGCGATCGCCCCACCAAAGATCTGCTGGAAAACGATGACGGGTCCCTCACCACCCGCGGCACGGTCGATCTGCGCACCATCTCCCTGGCGCTCAACATTCCCTGGGAGCCTGAGGATGACGTGACAACCATCAGCGGGCTGGTTACCGAGACGCTGGAGCGAATCCCCAAGATCGGGGAGACCATCAGCTGGCAGGGTTACGAAATCCGGGTGATCAAAGCGGATCGCAAACGGGCGACGGTTCTCAAGATCCAGCGTTTGCCCGGGGAACAGGCGTAG
- a CDS encoding efflux RND transporter permease subunit, with protein sequence MFEALVRNGILTTVVALIVSVLGILAAFRVPVQMIPDLEVRTVSIQTAWPGATPQDVEKEILVEQEEYLRTLPNLQRLESSAASGSAVIELDFPFGVDLTQTLIEVNNALNQVPSYPENVDEPRVFANSYSANSFMYFGISPLPGNPRKIDLNMMRDFVLDNVRTRLSGVPGVSQVQIQGGAERQIHVRLDPVRLADRQLTIADIRDAIRSRNRDVSGGEVESGKRRYLLRTVGRFDSVTSLKELIVARQGDALIRLRDVAEVQLNHSEVRSLAFYNADPILFTAINREAGSNVIDIKYAMLEAVEQVNRDLLRPNGMFMRLMAEDAGYVEASIRNVWFNLALGALFATAVMYLFLRSARATAVGVLGIPLCTIAAFIGLLAAGRTINVISLAGVAFAIGMTLDNSIVVIEAIELKRRQGLSRFRAAVEGVRSVWTAVLASTLTTILVFLPVLFIQEEAGQLYSDVAIAIAASILASMLVAIALVPVASARLSFGTDNRRAEDGAFKARLLRAIDSLLVSPGRRRATIGLTVTVSLAVIFWLTPPAEYLPEGEEPKVFAVMSPPPGYNLDTMAAIGEELQTYFLQFVDDDPKRFDAGEAEVPALRYLNFGVAADRLRIISEPVRSSDINALMDAITQRYRRYPGMRAFAARGSIISSNDGGTRSINLDISGPSLEVIYEAALATSRRAEEVLGNPRIQSSPSSLALSQPLLEVQPDWSRAAELGLAANDLGYTVAALTDGAFVDEYFESDNKIDIYLYGTTGGEVDVDSLGGMPIYTPQGSILPLSALALIRETVDTDTIRRINGQRTVTLNVIPPSSIALEEGVEIVRRDVVGALRESGRLPVNVTIDISGASDQLDATKAALAANLPVALVIVFLLLVAIFKHWGYPLLILTTIPLGIAGGIVGLALLNLVGAALKGLGFAGVQQPFDMISMLGFLILMGTVVNNPILIVDRAITQIKEHGATALEAVREAISARLRPIAMSTLTTICGLSPLVFIPGAGTELYRGVGVIVLFGILGAAVVSLTMLPALTISVLSWRKDEPQQDWDRPVLGPEMPQGGGTS encoded by the coding sequence ATGTTTGAAGCACTCGTCCGCAACGGCATCCTGACCACGGTCGTAGCGCTGATCGTATCGGTGCTCGGGATCCTGGCGGCCTTTCGCGTGCCGGTGCAGATGATCCCCGATCTGGAGGTGCGCACCGTCTCCATCCAGACCGCCTGGCCGGGCGCAACGCCCCAGGACGTCGAAAAAGAGATCCTGGTCGAACAGGAGGAATACCTGCGGACGTTACCCAATCTGCAGCGCCTCGAGTCGTCAGCGGCCAGCGGCAGTGCGGTGATCGAACTGGATTTCCCGTTTGGCGTCGACCTGACCCAAACGCTGATCGAGGTGAACAACGCGCTCAACCAGGTGCCTTCTTATCCGGAGAACGTCGACGAACCGAGGGTGTTTGCCAACAGTTACTCCGCCAATTCGTTCATGTATTTCGGCATCTCGCCGCTGCCGGGTAACCCGCGAAAGATCGACCTCAACATGATGCGGGATTTTGTGCTGGACAACGTCCGAACCCGCTTGTCCGGCGTGCCCGGCGTGTCGCAGGTGCAGATCCAGGGCGGCGCGGAGCGCCAGATTCACGTCAGGCTGGATCCCGTGCGGCTGGCCGATCGGCAGCTCACCATCGCTGACATCCGCGACGCGATCCGGTCTCGCAATCGCGACGTGTCGGGCGGCGAGGTAGAAAGCGGCAAGCGCCGGTACCTGCTGCGGACCGTCGGTCGGTTTGACTCGGTGACATCGCTCAAGGAGCTCATTGTCGCCCGCCAGGGTGACGCCCTCATTCGCCTGCGGGACGTCGCCGAGGTACAGCTGAACCACTCCGAGGTTCGGTCCTTGGCTTTCTACAACGCGGACCCGATCCTGTTCACGGCGATCAACCGTGAAGCGGGCTCCAACGTCATCGATATCAAGTACGCGATGCTAGAGGCCGTCGAACAGGTCAACCGGGACCTGCTCAGGCCCAACGGCATGTTCATGCGGTTGATGGCTGAGGACGCCGGCTATGTCGAAGCGTCGATCCGAAACGTCTGGTTCAACCTGGCGCTGGGAGCGCTGTTTGCAACGGCGGTGATGTATCTATTTCTGCGGTCCGCTCGGGCCACGGCGGTCGGTGTGTTGGGAATCCCGCTTTGTACCATTGCCGCGTTTATCGGATTGCTGGCTGCGGGTCGGACCATCAACGTCATTTCGCTGGCCGGCGTGGCCTTTGCTATCGGCATGACGCTCGACAACAGCATCGTGGTCATTGAGGCCATCGAGCTTAAGCGCCGGCAGGGACTAAGCCGGTTTCGGGCCGCGGTCGAAGGTGTGCGCAGCGTGTGGACCGCGGTCCTGGCGTCCACGCTGACAACCATTTTGGTCTTCCTCCCGGTGCTGTTCATTCAGGAGGAGGCCGGTCAGCTTTATTCCGATGTGGCGATTGCGATCGCGGCCTCGATCCTGGCTTCAATGCTGGTGGCCATCGCCCTCGTCCCGGTGGCCAGCGCCCGGCTATCGTTTGGCACAGACAATCGCCGCGCGGAAGACGGCGCGTTTAAGGCACGGCTGCTGCGGGCGATCGATAGCCTGCTCGTCTCGCCGGGTCGGCGCCGGGCAACCATCGGTCTCACCGTTACGGTCAGCCTGGCGGTGATTTTCTGGCTCACGCCACCCGCCGAATACCTGCCGGAGGGGGAGGAGCCCAAGGTGTTTGCCGTCATGAGCCCGCCCCCAGGCTACAACCTGGACACCATGGCGGCGATCGGCGAGGAGCTTCAGACCTATTTCTTACAGTTTGTCGACGACGACCCGAAGCGTTTTGACGCCGGTGAGGCCGAGGTGCCGGCGTTGCGCTATCTGAATTTTGGTGTGGCGGCGGATCGGCTTCGGATCATCTCCGAGCCGGTGCGGTCGAGTGATATCAACGCGCTCATGGACGCCATTACCCAGCGCTATCGGCGCTATCCCGGCATGCGTGCGTTTGCGGCTCGCGGCTCGATTATCTCCAGCAACGATGGCGGAACGCGCAGCATCAATCTGGATATCTCGGGACCCAGTCTGGAGGTGATTTACGAGGCGGCTTTGGCCACGTCTCGGCGTGCTGAGGAAGTCCTGGGCAATCCTCGCATCCAGTCGAGCCCGTCTTCTCTTGCCCTGTCACAGCCGTTGCTTGAAGTTCAGCCCGACTGGAGTCGGGCCGCTGAGCTTGGCCTGGCGGCCAATGATCTTGGCTACACGGTGGCCGCACTCACCGACGGTGCGTTTGTCGATGAATATTTTGAGTCGGACAACAAGATCGACATCTACCTGTACGGCACCACCGGCGGTGAGGTGGACGTCGACAGCCTCGGCGGCATGCCCATCTACACTCCTCAAGGCAGCATCCTGCCGCTGTCAGCGCTCGCGTTGATTCGCGAGACGGTCGACACCGACACCATCCGCCGGATCAACGGGCAACGCACGGTTACGCTGAACGTCATACCGCCATCGTCAATCGCGCTGGAGGAGGGTGTGGAGATCGTACGGCGTGACGTGGTCGGCGCGCTGCGGGAAAGTGGGCGGCTCCCCGTCAACGTCACCATCGATATCTCCGGCGCCAGCGACCAGCTGGACGCAACCAAAGCCGCACTGGCGGCCAACCTGCCCGTAGCGCTGGTGATTGTCTTTCTGCTCCTGGTGGCGATCTTCAAGCACTGGGGCTATCCGCTGCTGATTCTGACGACCATACCGCTTGGTATTGCGGGGGGCATTGTCGGGCTGGCGCTTTTGAACCTCGTGGGTGCCGCACTGAAGGGCCTGGGCTTTGCCGGGGTGCAGCAGCCCTTTGACATGATCTCCATGCTCGGATTTCTGATTCTGATGGGTACGGTGGTCAACAACCCGATTTTGATCGTCGATCGGGCCATCACGCAGATAAAGGAGCACGGCGCTACGGCGCTGGAAGCGGTCCGTGAGGCGATCTCAGCCCGCCTTAGGCCGATCGCCATGTCGACGCTGACCACCATCTGCGGCCTGTCGCCGCTCGTGTTTATTCCCGGTGCCGGCACGGAGCTCTATCGCGGCGTGGGAGTTATCGTCCTGTTCGGCATTCTGGGCGCTGCCGTCGTTTCGCTCACCATGCTGCCGGCTCTTACCATCTCGGTGTTGAGCTGGCGAAAGGATGAACCGCAACAGGACTGGGACCGCCCGGTCCTTGGGCCGGAGATGCCTCAGGGCGGCGGTACCTCCTGA
- a CDS encoding efflux RND transporter periplasmic adaptor subunit produces MNLPRLAALMALSCCLAWDAFAQIPVEVSRVESRSIVRQINVNGTVTSPRTAILSTAVAGLVAQLDIEEGDRVLRGDPLLVLDSELAQLALDRVLAQVALREAELADAKRRFKQAREVGAERGIARTEIESLEAEVMADQATLTAALAAASEQQALLKRHTVAAPFAGVVSQRLAELGEWINPGDGLLELVATENLRFDFQVGQDYYAALVDGAGIEITLDALPGDRLTGEVKTIVPIKDATARTFLVRVPAASLQAEKPLHVTPGMSARGRLAVSTGQQGLAVSRDAILRFPDGRVTVWVVEPDGEQNTVREQRVRTGLEFDGMVEITEGLTGDEVVVTRGNETLLEGQTVSLVNGSST; encoded by the coding sequence ATGAACTTGCCCCGTCTCGCCGCCCTCATGGCTCTGAGCTGCTGCCTTGCCTGGGACGCGTTTGCGCAAATCCCCGTTGAGGTATCGCGGGTCGAAAGCCGCAGTATCGTTCGCCAGATCAACGTCAACGGGACGGTCACGTCTCCACGTACGGCGATTTTGTCAACGGCGGTGGCCGGCCTGGTCGCCCAGCTCGACATCGAAGAGGGTGACCGGGTACTCCGCGGTGATCCGCTCCTCGTGCTCGATTCGGAGCTCGCGCAGCTCGCGTTGGATCGGGTGCTCGCGCAGGTGGCGCTGCGGGAGGCGGAGCTCGCCGACGCCAAGCGTCGGTTCAAGCAGGCCCGCGAGGTCGGCGCAGAGCGCGGGATTGCGCGCACCGAAATTGAGTCGCTGGAGGCGGAAGTGATGGCGGACCAGGCGACTCTGACCGCGGCGCTAGCCGCGGCGAGCGAACAGCAGGCGCTGCTGAAACGCCATACCGTCGCCGCCCCGTTCGCTGGGGTAGTCAGCCAGCGCCTTGCCGAGCTCGGCGAATGGATCAACCCGGGTGATGGGTTGCTGGAGCTGGTGGCGACCGAAAACCTGCGCTTCGATTTTCAGGTCGGGCAGGATTATTACGCCGCGCTGGTGGACGGCGCGGGTATCGAAATCACGCTGGACGCGTTGCCGGGTGACCGTCTGACGGGTGAGGTCAAGACCATTGTCCCGATCAAAGACGCGACCGCCCGGACCTTTCTCGTTCGGGTTCCGGCCGCTTCGCTGCAGGCCGAAAAGCCGCTTCACGTCACGCCCGGTATGTCCGCGCGCGGGCGCCTGGCGGTCAGCACGGGTCAGCAAGGGCTGGCCGTTTCCCGGGACGCCATCCTTCGCTTCCCCGATGGCCGGGTCACCGTATGGGTGGTCGAGCCAGACGGCGAGCAGAACACCGTTCGCGAGCAGCGCGTTAGAACGGGCCTTGAGTTTGACGGCATGGTGGAGATCACCGAGGGCCTGACCGGCGATGAGGTTGTCGTGACGCGAGGCAATGAAACGCTGCTCGAAGGCCAGACGGTATCTTTGGTTAACGGAAGCTCAACGTGA
- a CDS encoding alkaline phosphatase D family protein, with protein MRSISRRNLVTQVLPGVTAAATLSAVASPAASFLHGVASGDPTQSAVIIWTRVTPRFNELTQVEWEVASRADFGEVLRSGTVITSSDRDFTVKADVTDLPAGQSFFYRFSALGAQSEVGRTRTLPTGKVEAFTLAVCSCSNYPAGYFNAYRHMAERDDIDLVLHLGDYIYEYPRGGYASENAGELRRESLPGHETVSLDDYRARHAQYKSDPDLQAVHSQVPFMTSWDDHEVANDGWTGGAQNHGAGEGPWSQRKAAAMRAYFEWMPVREPAGRPPDQLWRAAEIGDLATITMIETRLSSRDRPVDMGEAMIQQAAPYDFSDPANPVPAREGSDPAHVREVTLPFNIQTEPPEPITDYAEIARLAALPALPEGLAYLPDGRRFRRDVLDKPGRELLGNAQKTFIRERLKRSKASQKPWQVIGNQTLLSPLQHPNVANDYDEQTLQQVAPWIQPKVENSRYNLPLGTDSWDGYGAERQWLLNAHASVGSNLLVVSGDSHAAWGLELETASYPAWRGVELGTTSVSSPGFPENLALPAELIEARLKQSNPRLRYSNVADRGYLTVRLSPEKAEVTFERLTGVSSRQFRLRASDGFTLRPGTGEGVAWS; from the coding sequence GTGCGATCGATCTCTCGCCGAAATCTTGTTACTCAGGTTTTGCCCGGCGTTACCGCGGCAGCCACCCTCAGCGCCGTAGCAAGCCCAGCGGCCAGCTTTCTTCACGGCGTCGCAAGCGGTGATCCGACGCAAAGCGCTGTCATCATCTGGACCCGAGTCACGCCTCGATTTAACGAGCTGACGCAGGTCGAGTGGGAAGTGGCGAGCCGAGCTGACTTTGGAGAGGTGCTGCGCAGTGGCACTGTCATCACCAGCAGTGACCGTGACTTTACGGTCAAAGCAGACGTGACCGATTTGCCGGCCGGGCAATCTTTCTTTTACCGCTTCTCGGCGCTCGGCGCTCAATCGGAGGTGGGCCGCACGCGGACCCTTCCGACCGGCAAAGTCGAGGCCTTCACGCTGGCGGTCTGCTCGTGTTCAAACTACCCCGCGGGCTATTTCAACGCCTACCGGCACATGGCGGAGCGGGATGACATCGACCTGGTGCTGCACCTGGGTGACTACATTTATGAATACCCAAGGGGCGGCTACGCGTCCGAAAATGCCGGTGAGCTGCGGCGTGAGTCGCTGCCTGGGCACGAAACGGTCAGCCTAGACGACTACCGCGCCCGCCACGCCCAGTACAAAAGTGACCCGGATCTCCAGGCGGTCCACAGCCAGGTGCCGTTCATGACGAGCTGGGATGATCACGAGGTGGCAAATGACGGCTGGACGGGCGGCGCTCAGAATCACGGCGCAGGCGAAGGCCCGTGGTCACAACGCAAGGCCGCTGCCATGCGCGCTTACTTTGAATGGATGCCGGTACGCGAACCCGCCGGTAGACCGCCGGATCAGTTGTGGCGGGCCGCAGAGATTGGTGACCTGGCGACGATCACCATGATTGAAACCCGACTGAGCAGCCGGGACCGCCCCGTTGACATGGGGGAAGCGATGATTCAGCAGGCCGCCCCGTACGATTTTTCCGATCCCGCTAACCCGGTGCCGGCACGGGAGGGAAGCGATCCGGCACATGTCCGGGAAGTGACGCTGCCGTTCAACATCCAAACAGAGCCTCCGGAACCGATCACCGACTACGCCGAAATTGCCCGCCTGGCGGCCCTTCCCGCGCTTCCGGAAGGCCTGGCCTATTTGCCGGACGGTCGCCGTTTCCGTCGAGATGTCCTTGATAAACCTGGCCGTGAGCTGCTCGGCAATGCGCAGAAGACATTTATCCGCGAGCGGCTGAAACGCTCTAAGGCCAGCCAGAAACCCTGGCAGGTGATTGGCAATCAGACGCTGCTGTCGCCACTGCAGCACCCGAACGTGGCGAACGACTACGACGAGCAAACGCTGCAGCAGGTAGCGCCATGGATCCAGCCGAAGGTTGAGAACTCGCGCTACAACTTGCCGCTTGGAACCGACTCCTGGGACGGGTACGGCGCTGAGCGTCAGTGGTTGTTGAACGCACACGCGTCGGTTGGCAGCAACTTGTTGGTCGTCTCTGGTGATTCCCACGCCGCCTGGGGACTGGAGCTGGAAACCGCCAGCTATCCGGCTTGGCGCGGTGTAGAGCTTGGCACGACCTCGGTGAGCTCCCCAGGGTTCCCCGAAAATCTCGCATTGCCCGCCGAGCTGATCGAAGCTCGCCTAAAGCAAAGCAACCCCCGACTTCGATACAGCAACGTGGCTGATCGAGGCTACCTGACCGTCCGCCTTTCACCGGAAAAGGCGGAAGTCACTTTCGAGCGCCTTACGGGCGTGTCCAGCCGTCAATTCAGGCTGCGCGCGAGCGATGGCTTCACCCTGCGCCCGGGCACAGGTGAGGGCGTAGCCTGGAGCTGA
- a CDS encoding efflux RND transporter periplasmic adaptor subunit — MSKQTKRWILTATVWIGVVAVLGFIKFSQISAAIAYGESFPEPSETVISTQPVRESYVPQTRAVAEVVPVRSVTLSNELAGAIVDVGFAPGDRVSEGQVMIRQDTSEELALLAAANAREALAERTLDRNENLLGGSAVSRQAVDDALAQRDAARAEAQRVQAIIEKKTIRAPFAASSGLERWEPGGYLDAGSVITMLVGEGDEVWVDFSLPQQHAAVAVGDNVTVHSDHLGRATATLIARAPQVDTSSRAVRYRAALASPALAAVPGAIVAVFVDTGAPRPALKVPAVAVREDTFGPHVFVLVPAESGADASFRASRRAVEVLRVDAEYAFLSSGVEPGDTIAAQGSFKLRDGLLVNQSAVRSGPGS; from the coding sequence ATGAGCAAACAAACCAAGCGATGGATTCTGACGGCGACGGTCTGGATCGGCGTGGTGGCGGTCCTGGGCTTCATCAAGTTCAGCCAGATCAGCGCCGCTATCGCTTATGGCGAATCTTTCCCCGAGCCCTCCGAAACCGTCATCTCGACCCAACCGGTCCGCGAAAGCTATGTGCCCCAGACCCGCGCGGTTGCCGAGGTGGTGCCGGTGCGGTCGGTGACCTTGAGCAACGAACTGGCAGGCGCGATTGTTGACGTCGGGTTTGCACCCGGTGACCGGGTCAGCGAAGGCCAGGTCATGATCCGGCAGGACACCTCCGAAGAGCTGGCCCTGCTGGCAGCCGCCAACGCCCGGGAGGCGCTCGCGGAACGCACCCTGGATCGCAACGAAAACCTGCTGGGGGGTAGTGCCGTTTCCCGCCAGGCGGTGGACGACGCGCTGGCGCAGCGCGATGCGGCGCGCGCCGAAGCGCAGCGCGTCCAGGCCATCATCGAGAAAAAGACGATTCGCGCGCCGTTTGCCGCTAGCTCCGGCCTGGAGCGCTGGGAACCAGGCGGCTATCTGGACGCCGGCAGCGTCATCACCATGCTGGTGGGTGAAGGTGACGAGGTTTGGGTAGATTTTTCCCTTCCGCAGCAGCACGCCGCCGTGGCGGTTGGAGACAACGTCACCGTACACAGCGACCACCTCGGTCGCGCCACCGCAACGTTGATTGCACGCGCGCCTCAGGTGGACACAAGCTCGCGGGCCGTCCGCTATCGCGCGGCGCTGGCCAGCCCGGCGCTGGCCGCCGTACCCGGCGCGATCGTCGCGGTGTTTGTGGACACCGGTGCCCCCAGGCCCGCGCTGAAGGTCCCGGCGGTAGCGGTGCGGGAAGATACCTTTGGACCCCACGTGTTTGTTCTGGTGCCCGCTGAGTCGGGCGCTGACGCCAGCTTTCGCGCATCGCGCCGGGCGGTTGAGGTGCTGCGCGTCGACGCCGAGTATGCGTTCCTCAGTTCCGGGGTGGAGCCAGGTGACACCATTGCTGCGCAGGGCTCCTTCAAGCTGCGGGACGGCCTGCTAGTGAACCAAAGCGCCGTTAGGTCAGGACCCGGGTCGTGA